A single genomic interval of Jatrophihabitans endophyticus harbors:
- a CDS encoding isoprenylcysteine carboxyl methyltransferase family protein — MVSAAWYTVLVALVGLERLAELVVAKRNFALSLRAGGHEASPGHYPVMVMLHTGLLAGCLVEVWTASRPFVPVLGWTMLAVVVASQALRWWCIRTLGSQWNTRIVVVPGARRVTGGPYRLLDHPNYVAVVAEGLALPLVHSVWVTALVFTAANAVLLSVRIRAENAALRAAYV, encoded by the coding sequence ATGGTGAGTGCCGCCTGGTACACCGTGCTCGTCGCGCTGGTGGGCCTGGAACGACTGGCCGAGCTGGTCGTCGCCAAGCGCAACTTTGCGCTGAGCCTGCGCGCCGGCGGCCACGAGGCGTCGCCCGGGCACTACCCGGTGATGGTGATGCTGCACACCGGGTTGCTCGCCGGTTGCCTGGTCGAGGTGTGGACCGCGTCGCGCCCGTTCGTCCCGGTGCTCGGGTGGACGATGCTCGCGGTGGTCGTGGCCAGCCAGGCGCTGCGGTGGTGGTGCATCCGCACGCTCGGCTCGCAGTGGAACACGCGCATCGTCGTCGTGCCGGGCGCGCGACGGGTGACCGGCGGCCCCTACCGCCTCCTCGATCACCCGAACTACGTCGCGGTGGTGGCCGAGGGCCTGGCGCTCCCGCTCGTGCACTCGGTGTGGGTCACCGCGCTCGTCTTCACCGCGGCGAACGCCGTGCTGCTGAGCGTGCGCATCCGGGCGGAGAACGCCGCACTGCGCGCGGCCTACGTGTGA
- a CDS encoding NAD(P)/FAD-dependent oxidoreductase, translated as MSADVTAAADVVVVGARCAGASLAVHLARAGVRVRLLDKARFPSDTASTHIVQPRGTAALTRLGVADRLRAAGAAAIERLALRYDDVHLEAEYADARARPALSTGTTPGLSLRRTALDAILVDAARDAGAQVCTRTAVTGLLRDGTGRVCGVRTATGDIAAGVVVGADGRDSTVARLVGARRHSVYAAPRLAAWVYLRGARDDAGRLRIGRIGSSALIAVPAEDGLQLVGVVPSVRERTEFLADRDDCFERELRRWPELHELVAGAERVGPMRVVPDWQAYFRTSAGPGWVLSGDAGHFKDPAAAQGITDALRQAEWLASSLAASLPHGARHVDAATRDFARRRDDDCREMHWFAHDMGAAGPTGPLLRELVRGIARDDPMLFARVLNRDLAPSEVVTAGRLAHAAGAALRGGPGMLVPLGREVASVGRRRTHRALARAARGRGRKPV; from the coding sequence GTGAGCGCGGACGTCACGGCCGCCGCGGATGTCGTCGTGGTCGGCGCCCGGTGCGCCGGGGCGTCGCTGGCCGTCCACCTCGCGCGCGCCGGCGTGCGGGTACGGCTGCTGGACAAGGCGCGCTTCCCGAGCGACACCGCCTCGACCCACATCGTCCAGCCGAGGGGGACGGCGGCGCTCACGCGTCTCGGCGTCGCCGACCGGCTGCGGGCCGCCGGCGCCGCCGCGATCGAGCGGCTCGCCCTGCGCTACGACGACGTGCACCTCGAGGCGGAGTACGCCGACGCCCGCGCGCGGCCGGCACTGTCGACCGGCACGACGCCGGGTCTGTCGCTACGCCGGACGGCGCTCGACGCGATCCTGGTCGATGCCGCGCGCGACGCCGGGGCGCAGGTGTGCACCCGCACGGCGGTCACCGGATTGCTGCGCGACGGAACCGGCCGCGTGTGCGGCGTCCGCACGGCGACGGGTGACATCGCCGCGGGCGTGGTGGTGGGGGCCGACGGCCGCGACTCGACGGTGGCCCGGCTCGTCGGCGCGCGGCGGCACTCGGTCTACGCCGCACCTCGCCTCGCAGCCTGGGTGTATCTGCGTGGTGCCCGCGACGACGCCGGCCGGCTGCGCATCGGACGGATCGGTTCGTCGGCGCTGATCGCGGTGCCGGCCGAGGACGGCCTGCAGCTGGTGGGTGTCGTCCCGTCCGTACGAGAGCGTACGGAATTCCTCGCCGACCGTGACGACTGCTTCGAGCGCGAGCTGCGCCGCTGGCCCGAGCTGCACGAGCTCGTCGCCGGCGCCGAGCGGGTCGGGCCGATGCGGGTCGTGCCGGACTGGCAGGCGTACTTCCGCACGTCGGCCGGACCGGGCTGGGTGCTCTCCGGCGATGCCGGGCACTTCAAGGACCCGGCCGCGGCGCAGGGCATCACCGACGCGCTGCGCCAGGCCGAGTGGCTCGCGTCGTCACTCGCCGCGTCGCTGCCGCACGGCGCGCGGCACGTCGACGCCGCGACGCGGGACTTCGCGCGCCGCCGCGACGACGACTGCCGGGAGATGCACTGGTTCGCCCACGACATGGGCGCGGCCGGCCCCACCGGCCCGCTGCTGCGCGAGCTCGTGCGCGGTATCGCGCGCGACGACCCGATGCTCTTCGCGCGCGTGCTGAACCGCGATCTCGCCCCGAGCGAGGTGGTCACCGCCGGCCGGCTGGCACACGCCGCCGGGGCGGCGCTGCGCGGCGGACCCGGCATGCTCGTCCCGCTCGGGCGGGAGGTCGCGTCGGTCGGTCGCCGCCGGACGCACCGGGCGCTCGCGCGAGCGGCGCGCGGACGGGGTAGGAAGCCGGTATGA
- a CDS encoding SCO6745 family protein has protein sequence MTQVTARRLWQLLEPIHAVTYFSPEPLAALRSAGYRGFWMGYFAGRAAPLGPIGADVVAALFYNFDPARVARALPAAWDFAAPAAALAARQEGSTAALARLLSAEAPDADPADPVDSADPVDSADRVDPVDPAAVTRVADLALDAAASAPLAGRALFAANHALPVPSDPVARLWHAATLLREHRGDGHVAALLASGVGGREAHVLLSLGAGTPREVYRAARDFDDDEWAACRAALARRGLVDADGLTELGRVIRNDVERRTDELAESAFASLGADGRDELAAGLLPITRRVVAAGEIPLDSPMGLDLRVSA, from the coding sequence ATGACCCAGGTGACCGCGCGACGGTTGTGGCAGCTCCTCGAGCCGATCCACGCGGTCACCTATTTCTCGCCCGAACCGCTGGCCGCGCTGCGCTCGGCCGGCTACCGCGGCTTCTGGATGGGCTACTTCGCCGGGCGGGCCGCGCCGCTCGGCCCCATCGGCGCGGACGTCGTCGCGGCGCTGTTCTACAACTTCGACCCGGCCCGGGTCGCCCGCGCGCTGCCGGCGGCGTGGGACTTCGCCGCGCCCGCGGCCGCGCTCGCGGCACGTCAGGAGGGCTCGACGGCGGCGCTGGCGCGGCTGCTGAGCGCCGAGGCGCCGGACGCCGATCCCGCCGACCCGGTTGACTCCGCCGACCCGGTTGACTCCGCCGACCGGGTCGACCCCGTCGACCCGGCCGCCGTCACCCGGGTGGCCGACCTGGCCCTGGACGCCGCGGCGTCGGCCCCGCTCGCCGGCCGGGCGCTCTTCGCGGCGAACCACGCCCTGCCGGTGCCGAGCGACCCGGTCGCGCGCCTCTGGCACGCGGCCACCCTGCTGCGCGAGCACCGCGGCGACGGCCACGTCGCCGCCCTGCTCGCGTCGGGCGTGGGCGGTCGCGAGGCGCACGTGCTGCTCTCGCTGGGTGCGGGGACCCCGCGCGAGGTCTACCGCGCGGCACGCGACTTCGACGACGACGAGTGGGCGGCCTGCCGCGCGGCGCTCGCCCGCCGCGGACTCGTCGACGCCGACGGGCTCACCGAGCTCGGCCGGGTGATCCGCAACGACGTCGAGCGGCGCACCGACGAGCTGGCGGAGTCCGCCTTCGCGAGCCTCGGGGCCGACGGACGGGACGAGCTGGCGGCTGGGCTGCTGCCGATCACGCGGCGGGTCGTGGCGGCCGGTGAGATCCCGTTGGACTCGCCGATGGGCCTGGACCTGCGCGTCTCGGCCTGA
- a CDS encoding fibronectin type III domain-containing protein, which produces MKLSGFPGGRDAESRRPWGLPGRRAVSLIGAASTVLAGAVLAQAPSAAADSPCADGSTPALLSSVTCNAAGNYTLTVPGGTTDVDVDAIGGGGGAGYPARSHIGGNAAEVTGNLTLPAGTAYLYVIVGTGGSGDNHGSGIGGGASAVLAEDSGHNLIAKLVVAGAGGSGAYNGDGGNAGSAGTSENTSLSNAGTPGIGATGGAGGTGNYAAGSAGGTNNPSALTVAAGGNGGGVPGGAYGGGGGGGYGGGGGGGGGTSGVLTRNVAGGGGGSSLASAYLGAAAISVKSGTGGVQLPGLVAGDGATGTVTLTFNGLATPGTPTGVTATPGDGKASVSFTAPGDNGSPITSYTVTASPGGTTKTCPGSPCVIGGLTDGTSYTFTVHATNANGDSAESSASNAVTPAMVPGAPTGVSATAGDAQASVSFTAPASNGGASITSYTVTSSPGGITTTCPGSPCTVGYLDNGTSYTFTVHATNGIGDGPESAASAAVTPVGVPNGPGDVTLTPGDERFTASFPVPDANGAPITGYQVSLDGGQTWQTLDATSANGTVTGTVTGLMNGVTYSVQLRAVNYAGTGWASKAQDVTPASKPGAPTGAVATAGDGQASVSFTAPYSDGGAVISSYTVTASPGGASATCPGSPCTVTGLDNGTTYTFTVRATNDIGDSPESAASAAVTPVGPPSVPTDVTFTPGNERIDVSFPVPGDGGSAIAGYQYTLDGGQTWSTLNAAVANGKVTGTVTELVNGTTYAVRVRAVNANGPGDASDAQSVTPATVPHAPTGVTAQRGDHSISVSFTVPDSNGGAPVTSYRVTTSPGGKTAVCGSTPCVVDGLTNGTSYTVTVAATNDVGTSVESAASNPVTPASVPDVPTDLVVQPGNQQAVLTFGRADNNGSPITGYEYSLGSEGTWQTLTTTGSGTLTGTVTGLTNGTEYKISVRAVNAVGAGLPAKPVRVTPAAVADAPKDVHAMGDDGKAVVYFTAPASDGGSAITSYTATASPGGASVTCPGSPCTVPGLKNGTAYTFTVHATNKAGDSPESAASQPITPAGAPIAPAKPTLEKATATSVTVSFPPADDNGLQILKYQYSTDGGDTWTTLDTQQHGDRLVATVTGLQPGTGYKLVVRALNEMGTSDPSPAVAVATTPAAVTVPAAKAGVSSVLVSWPRTQGDDATTGYTVYASPGKATCSTSSRTDTSCVIGATAGVRYRYVVVAHSAGGDAVPSAASAPAVASAPKVPAATPAKATKRLTTPSGALHSVRPGQRVTLVGTGFLPRSSVTLVVYGKHGTVLRKVVTDAKGAFRAAVRSPKSADVRRETFVALGVTNAGSTRAIRMPVSVAQSTGWFTDPMTKAQRRHLATVPAHPSSARGKARMTKAWERTHGGKLAVPVTKARGHQLTKGQAVQLTGLFAFDSARLSAKGRQMVRTLAHSLKSAHGITCEGYADYAGPASRAQRLSVDRARVVCAALRHYHPGLHVKTVGYGNTRPVVIGGTRGERAANRRVDVLVPKG; this is translated from the coding sequence ATGAAGTTGTCGGGATTTCCCGGGGGGCGTGACGCCGAGTCGCGTCGTCCCTGGGGCCTGCCGGGACGGCGTGCCGTCTCGCTGATCGGTGCGGCGAGCACCGTCCTCGCGGGGGCGGTGCTCGCGCAGGCGCCCAGCGCCGCGGCCGACTCGCCCTGCGCCGACGGTTCCACGCCGGCGCTGCTGTCCAGCGTCACCTGCAACGCGGCGGGCAACTACACGTTGACCGTCCCCGGTGGCACGACCGACGTCGACGTCGACGCCATCGGCGGTGGCGGCGGCGCGGGCTACCCGGCGCGGTCGCACATCGGCGGCAACGCCGCCGAGGTGACCGGCAACCTGACCCTGCCCGCGGGCACCGCGTACCTGTACGTGATCGTCGGCACCGGTGGCTCGGGCGACAACCACGGCAGCGGCATCGGCGGCGGCGCGTCGGCGGTCCTCGCCGAGGACTCCGGCCACAACCTGATCGCCAAGCTCGTCGTCGCGGGCGCCGGCGGCAGCGGCGCCTACAACGGCGACGGCGGCAACGCCGGCTCCGCCGGCACGTCGGAGAACACGTCGCTGTCCAACGCCGGCACGCCCGGAATCGGCGCGACCGGCGGCGCGGGCGGCACCGGCAACTACGCCGCCGGCAGCGCCGGCGGCACCAACAACCCCAGCGCCTTGACCGTGGCCGCGGGCGGCAACGGCGGCGGCGTCCCCGGCGGCGCCTACGGCGGCGGCGGTGGCGGCGGCTACGGCGGCGGCGGCGGCGGCGGTGGCGGCACCAGCGGCGTGCTCACCCGTAACGTCGCCGGCGGCGGTGGCGGGTCCTCGCTCGCCTCGGCCTACCTGGGCGCAGCGGCGATCTCGGTCAAGTCGGGCACCGGCGGCGTCCAGCTCCCCGGCCTCGTGGCCGGCGACGGCGCGACCGGCACGGTCACGCTGACCTTCAACGGCCTGGCCACCCCCGGCACGCCGACCGGCGTCACCGCGACCCCCGGGGACGGCAAGGCGTCGGTGTCGTTCACCGCGCCCGGTGACAACGGCAGCCCCATCACCTCCTACACCGTCACGGCCAGCCCGGGCGGCACCACCAAGACCTGCCCCGGCTCGCCCTGCGTGATCGGCGGCCTCACCGACGGCACGTCGTACACGTTCACCGTGCACGCGACCAACGCCAACGGCGACTCGGCGGAGTCGTCGGCCTCGAACGCGGTCACCCCGGCGATGGTGCCGGGCGCCCCGACCGGCGTCTCGGCGACCGCGGGCGACGCCCAGGCCTCGGTGTCGTTCACCGCGCCGGCCTCGAACGGCGGTGCCTCGATCACGTCGTACACGGTCACCAGCAGCCCCGGCGGCATCACCACCACCTGCCCCGGCAGCCCCTGCACCGTCGGCTACCTCGACAACGGCACGAGCTACACGTTCACCGTGCACGCCACCAACGGCATCGGCGACGGCCCGGAGTCCGCGGCGTCCGCCGCGGTCACGCCGGTCGGCGTGCCGAACGGGCCGGGCGACGTCACGCTCACCCCGGGCGACGAGCGCTTCACCGCCTCCTTCCCCGTTCCCGACGCCAACGGCGCGCCCATCACGGGCTACCAGGTGTCGCTCGACGGCGGTCAGACCTGGCAGACGCTCGACGCGACCTCGGCGAATGGCACGGTCACCGGCACGGTGACCGGCCTGATGAACGGCGTCACCTACTCGGTGCAGCTGCGCGCGGTCAACTACGCCGGCACCGGCTGGGCCTCCAAGGCGCAGGACGTCACCCCCGCCAGCAAGCCGGGCGCGCCCACCGGAGCGGTCGCCACCGCCGGTGACGGCCAGGCCTCGGTGAGCTTCACCGCCCCGTATTCCGACGGCGGTGCCGTCATCTCCTCCTACACCGTCACCGCGAGCCCGGGCGGCGCCTCGGCGACCTGCCCCGGCAGCCCGTGCACCGTCACCGGTCTCGACAACGGCACGACCTACACCTTCACCGTCCGCGCGACCAACGACATCGGCGACTCGCCCGAGTCAGCCGCGTCGGCGGCGGTGACCCCGGTCGGCCCGCCGAGCGTCCCGACCGACGTCACGTTCACGCCGGGCAACGAGCGCATCGACGTGTCGTTCCCGGTTCCCGGCGACGGCGGCTCGGCGATCGCGGGCTACCAGTACACGCTCGACGGCGGGCAGACCTGGAGCACCCTCAACGCCGCCGTCGCGAACGGCAAGGTCACCGGCACGGTGACCGAGCTGGTCAACGGCACCACGTACGCGGTGCGGGTGCGCGCGGTCAACGCCAACGGTCCGGGCGACGCGTCGGACGCGCAGTCGGTGACCCCGGCCACGGTGCCCCACGCCCCCACGGGTGTGACGGCGCAGCGCGGCGATCACAGCATCTCGGTGTCGTTCACTGTGCCGGACTCCAACGGCGGCGCGCCCGTCACGTCCTACCGGGTGACCACCTCGCCCGGCGGCAAGACCGCCGTCTGCGGCTCCACGCCGTGCGTCGTCGACGGGCTGACCAACGGCACGAGCTACACCGTCACCGTGGCGGCGACCAACGACGTCGGCACGTCCGTGGAGTCGGCGGCGAGCAACCCCGTCACGCCGGCATCCGTGCCCGACGTGCCGACCGACCTCGTCGTGCAGCCGGGCAACCAGCAGGCCGTCCTCACCTTCGGCAGGGCCGACAACAACGGGTCGCCAATCACCGGCTACGAGTACTCCCTCGGCAGCGAGGGGACCTGGCAGACGCTGACGACCACGGGCAGCGGCACGCTGACCGGCACCGTCACCGGCCTGACCAACGGCACGGAGTACAAGATCTCGGTCCGCGCCGTCAACGCCGTTGGCGCAGGGCTGCCGGCCAAGCCGGTCCGGGTCACCCCGGCCGCCGTGGCCGACGCGCCGAAGGACGTCCACGCCATGGGCGACGACGGCAAGGCGGTCGTGTACTTCACCGCGCCGGCGTCCGACGGCGGCTCGGCGATCACCTCGTACACGGCGACCGCGAGCCCCGGTGGCGCGTCGGTCACCTGCCCCGGCAGCCCGTGCACGGTGCCGGGCCTGAAGAACGGCACCGCGTACACCTTCACGGTGCACGCCACCAACAAGGCCGGCGACTCCCCGGAGTCGGCGGCGAGCCAGCCGATCACCCCGGCCGGTGCGCCGATCGCGCCGGCGAAGCCGACGCTGGAGAAGGCCACGGCGACGTCGGTCACCGTCTCCTTCCCGCCGGCGGACGACAACGGTCTGCAGATCCTGAAGTACCAGTACTCGACCGACGGCGGTGACACCTGGACGACCCTCGACACGCAGCAGCACGGCGACCGTCTCGTCGCCACCGTCACGGGTCTGCAGCCGGGCACCGGGTACAAGCTCGTCGTCCGCGCCCTGAACGAGATGGGCACGAGCGACCCGTCGCCGGCGGTGGCCGTGGCCACCACCCCGGCCGCCGTGACCGTCCCCGCCGCCAAGGCGGGTGTCTCCTCGGTGCTGGTCAGCTGGCCGCGCACCCAGGGCGACGACGCGACCACCGGCTACACGGTGTACGCGTCGCCGGGCAAGGCGACCTGCTCGACGTCGAGCCGCACGGACACCTCGTGTGTCATCGGCGCGACCGCGGGCGTCCGGTACCGCTACGTCGTGGTGGCGCACAGCGCCGGCGGCGACGCAGTTCCGTCCGCGGCGTCCGCCCCGGCCGTCGCCTCGGCGCCGAAGGTGCCCGCGGCCACGCCGGCCAAGGCGACCAAGCGGCTCACCACCCCGTCCGGCGCGCTGCACTCGGTGCGTCCGGGGCAGCGGGTCACGCTGGTCGGGACCGGGTTCCTGCCGCGCTCGTCGGTGACCCTCGTGGTCTACGGCAAGCACGGGACGGTCCTGCGCAAGGTCGTCACCGACGCCAAGGGTGCGTTCCGCGCCGCGGTCCGCTCGCCGAAGTCGGCCGACGTGCGTCGCGAGACGTTCGTCGCGCTGGGTGTGACGAACGCGGGCTCGACCAGGGCCATCCGCATGCCGGTCTCGGTCGCGCAGTCGACGGGATGGTTCACCGACCCGATGACCAAGGCGCAGCGTCGCCACCTGGCCACCGTGCCGGCCCACCCGAGCTCGGCTCGCGGCAAGGCGCGCATGACCAAGGCGTGGGAGCGCACGCACGGCGGCAAGCTCGCCGTGCCGGTCACCAAGGCCCGCGGTCACCAGCTGACCAAGGGGCAGGCCGTCCAGCTCACCGGGCTGTTCGCGTTCGACTCGGCGCGGCTGTCCGCGAAGGGTCGCCAGATGGTCCGCACGCTGGCCCACAGCCTGAAGTCCGCGCACGGCATCACCTGCGAGGGCTACGCGGACTACGCCGGTCCGGCGTCGCGTGCGCAGCGGCTGTCGGTGGACCGGGCCCGTGTGGTCTGCGCCGCGCTCCGGCACTACCACCCGGGTCTGCACGTGAAGACCGTCGGCTACGGCAACACCCGCCCGGTCGTCATCGGCGGCACCAGGGGCGAGCGCGCCGCGAACCGTCGCGTCGACGTCCTGGTCCCCAAGGGGTAA
- a CDS encoding nucleotidyltransferase domain-containing protein, with protein sequence MTAVLVAAARLTGTVPGVVAVGLAGSWARGTARPDSDVDLVALTDRPERLLGTHDWFAAFGPGAELVRSADFGAIQERRLRLPDGLVVEVGVGSPSWAATDPLDAGTARVVRDGFVALADPAGLLAALVAAVRSS encoded by the coding sequence GTGACGGCGGTGCTGGTGGCGGCGGCCCGACTGACCGGGACCGTGCCGGGAGTGGTCGCCGTCGGCCTCGCCGGCTCGTGGGCGCGCGGGACGGCCCGGCCCGACTCCGACGTCGACCTCGTCGCGCTGACCGACCGGCCCGAGCGGCTGCTCGGCACCCACGACTGGTTCGCCGCGTTCGGGCCGGGGGCGGAGCTGGTGCGCTCGGCCGACTTCGGCGCGATCCAGGAGCGTCGGCTGCGGCTGCCGGACGGGCTCGTGGTCGAGGTGGGGGTGGGATCGCCGTCGTGGGCGGCGACCGACCCGCTCGACGCCGGGACGGCGCGGGTAGTGCGCGACGGCTTCGTCGCGCTCGCCGACCCCGCCGGTCTGCTGGCCGCGCTCGTCGCCGCGGTGCGCTCGTCGTGA
- a CDS encoding alpha/beta fold hydrolase codes for MTSSSTHPLDVAAIGAVEVTVTDRGAGRPVLLLHGGGGPGTVAPWADRLAALRPARVITPVHPGFDGTPRPDALDSIPGLAAVYAALLDELDLDDVTVVGNSIGGWIAAELALLAPPRVSGYVLVDAVGIEVPGHPVADFFALSPAELAQRSYHDPATYGLDPSTLPPEALARMAGNRQTIAVYGGVGMTDPTLAGRLADVVTPMLVVWGEADRIGDPEFGRAYAAAVPGAEFTLLERTGHLPQLETPQELIDAVWPFVETR; via the coding sequence ATGACCTCCAGCTCCACCCACCCGCTCGACGTCGCGGCGATCGGCGCCGTCGAGGTCACCGTCACCGACCGCGGGGCGGGCCGCCCGGTGCTGCTGCTGCACGGTGGTGGCGGACCGGGGACCGTCGCCCCGTGGGCCGACCGGCTCGCAGCCTTGCGGCCCGCCCGGGTCATCACCCCCGTGCACCCCGGCTTCGACGGGACGCCGCGGCCGGACGCGCTCGACTCGATCCCCGGCCTCGCGGCGGTCTACGCGGCCCTGCTCGACGAGCTCGACCTGGACGACGTCACGGTCGTCGGCAACTCGATCGGCGGCTGGATCGCCGCCGAGCTCGCGCTGCTGGCGCCGCCGCGGGTGAGCGGGTACGTCCTGGTGGACGCGGTGGGCATCGAGGTGCCCGGGCACCCGGTCGCCGACTTCTTCGCCCTCTCCCCCGCCGAGCTCGCGCAGCGCAGCTACCACGACCCGGCGACCTACGGTCTCGACCCGAGCACGCTCCCGCCGGAGGCGCTCGCCCGCATGGCCGGCAACCGGCAGACGATCGCCGTGTACGGCGGCGTGGGCATGACCGACCCGACCCTCGCCGGGCGGCTCGCGGACGTGGTGACACCGATGCTCGTGGTCTGGGGCGAGGCCGACCGGATCGGCGACCCTGAGTTCGGCCGCGCCTACGCCGCCGCCGTCCCGGGTGCGGAGTTCACGCTGCTCGAGCGCACGGGGCACCTGCCGCAGCTGGAGACGCCGCAGGAGCTGATCGACGCCGTCTGGCCGTTCGTCGAGACGCGTTAG
- a CDS encoding MFS transporter: MSSAAAPPAAVPATAARDRSVRATVAFAAAAMLVSYLPLSAVNGVLGTIGRGAGAGTGDLQWVVDAFTVALTGAVLAGGALAERRGRRRVTIVGLALTGLGSSVGFVAGGVSGVAGIRVLWVGQGLAGLGAGLVMSATLALVAATAPSPQARTRAIAVWAAANVVGLGAGPFLSGAITELAGWRWLFPPIVGCAALVAAVGAACSREVAGHRTGTRDRLGRLLGTAGIVVLVFGVIRGGSAGWHDPAALFALAAGVVALVAFLVVESRSEAPTLRPSLFTFPGFTAAAIAATVALFTVIGVVFAVSLVLAGAHVGDLAIAARLGCLFAGNAIASVLAGLVQTRYGSRPVLVAGLLVAVGGLVTLLSTDAGELAGMAGLSWRLALVGAGCGTVVATSTAVAVQSVPASLAGMAGTANSVVRQLGGALGPAVVGGVLSPHTVGTTGAVHACVVVLLVVLGTATLAVCGVLAAARR; the protein is encoded by the coding sequence ATGTCCTCCGCCGCCGCGCCGCCCGCCGCCGTCCCGGCCACCGCGGCGCGCGACCGTTCGGTCCGCGCCACCGTCGCCTTCGCGGCCGCGGCGATGCTCGTGAGCTACCTGCCGCTGTCCGCGGTCAACGGCGTCCTGGGGACGATCGGCCGCGGTGCCGGCGCCGGCACCGGCGACCTGCAGTGGGTCGTGGACGCCTTCACGGTCGCGCTGACCGGGGCCGTCCTCGCCGGTGGCGCACTCGCCGAGCGCCGTGGCCGGCGCCGGGTGACGATCGTCGGGCTCGCCCTCACCGGGTTGGGGTCGTCGGTCGGCTTCGTGGCCGGCGGGGTGTCGGGGGTGGCGGGGATCCGCGTGCTCTGGGTCGGCCAGGGGCTCGCCGGGCTCGGTGCCGGGCTGGTCATGTCGGCCACCCTGGCGCTGGTCGCGGCCACCGCACCGTCCCCGCAGGCGCGGACCCGGGCCATCGCCGTGTGGGCGGCCGCGAACGTGGTGGGGCTCGGGGCGGGGCCGTTCCTGTCGGGGGCGATCACCGAGCTCGCCGGCTGGCGGTGGTTGTTCCCGCCGATAGTCGGCTGCGCCGCGCTGGTCGCCGCCGTCGGCGCCGCGTGCTCGCGGGAGGTCGCCGGTCACCGCACCGGCACGCGCGACCGCCTCGGCCGGCTGCTCGGCACGGCCGGCATCGTCGTGCTCGTCTTCGGGGTGATCCGGGGCGGGTCCGCGGGTTGGCACGACCCGGCCGCACTCTTCGCCCTGGCCGCCGGCGTCGTCGCCCTGGTCGCGTTCCTCGTCGTCGAGTCGCGCAGCGAGGCACCGACCCTGCGACCGTCGCTGTTCACGTTCCCGGGTTTCACCGCCGCCGCGATCGCCGCGACGGTCGCGCTGTTCACGGTCATCGGCGTCGTGTTCGCCGTCAGCCTGGTCCTCGCCGGGGCGCACGTCGGCGACCTCGCCATCGCGGCCCGGCTGGGCTGCCTGTTCGCCGGCAACGCGATCGCCAGCGTGCTCGCGGGCCTGGTGCAGACGCGCTACGGATCCCGGCCGGTCCTCGTCGCCGGTCTGCTCGTCGCCGTCGGCGGCCTCGTCACCCTGCTGTCGACCGACGCCGGCGAGCTGGCCGGGATGGCCGGACTCTCCTGGCGGCTCGCGCTCGTGGGCGCCGGCTGCGGCACCGTCGTCGCGACCAGCACGGCCGTCGCGGTGCAGTCGGTGCCCGCCTCCCTCGCCGGCATGGCCGGGACCGCCAACAGCGTCGTGCGGCAACTCGGCGGTGCGCTCGGCCCGGCCGTCGTCGGGGGCGTGCTCTCGCCCCACACCGTCGGCACGACCGGGGCCGTGCACGCCTGCGTCGTCGTCCTGCTCGTGGTGCTCGGCACCGCCACGCTCGCGGTGTGCGGCGTCCTGGCCGCCGCGCGTCGCTGA
- a CDS encoding MarR family winged helix-turn-helix transcriptional regulator codes for MAVSLQDVGLAVKRLQWRHHREANTRLAELGLSLPQWDVLRHLHDNPDASLHALATLTFQTDQSMGALAGRMIDRGLLARVGGPGRAVRHTLTAEGERLREAGSRVFDGVLSESVGRLTRAERATLVELLGKATS; via the coding sequence ATGGCGGTGTCGTTGCAGGACGTCGGACTCGCGGTCAAACGCCTGCAGTGGCGGCATCACCGCGAGGCGAACACCCGACTGGCCGAGCTGGGCCTGTCCCTGCCGCAATGGGACGTCCTGCGGCACCTGCACGACAATCCCGACGCGTCGCTGCACGCACTGGCCACGCTGACCTTCCAGACCGACCAGTCGATGGGCGCGCTGGCCGGCCGCATGATCGACCGTGGCCTGTTGGCGCGGGTGGGCGGCCCGGGCCGCGCCGTGCGACACACGCTGACCGCCGAGGGCGAACGGCTGCGCGAGGCGGGTTCCCGCGTCTTCGACGGCGTGCTGAGCGAATCGGTCGGCCGACTCACCCGCGCGGAGCGCGCAACCCTCGTCGAGCTGCTGGGCAAGGCCACGTCGTAG